In the genome of Myxococcales bacterium, one region contains:
- a CDS encoding GAF domain-containing protein has product MKPEVSAALFMPLVEQCKESDVSLERWNSSASKEESLPLEKRWWIDEVTFRELIAVLGNLNIEKLKAVGARFLKDESNGLGDLLFPFVDDPHHLLDALAEQINYNARTLRLTLHPGEKNSFTATLVSTLKRPAPPVLGWWLEGILRAAQELIQPFDFKRQDVTNGHADELIASMKKAEAETNACAYQISWKKTFFSRTPKSTDRLEHARESMNRARKAIVYHRQQLAQTQLRLASEEALLHGIVSLSEATKTVKTYRELIHLTANRICTDLGFDRCQIYLAREGQLEIVSVIDPLDMNWAQTIFATVQANPIPLDDRTEESRSFQSGKYVIVNNPWNNIFVPQVQQEAWKSKGYLIVPIRGADRIIGLVLADHYYKRLPIEPDDVDKLQAVANISGMAIEKLRLIDKLETKVTERTGELERANKKLMVLYEKARETDRIKSDFLANMSHELRTPLNSIIGFSKIILRGIDGPLTDRQQTDISAILNSGTHLLSLINDILDLSKIESGRMELQMADFSLQGMLHEVETSARILLKDKPIELVINIDPALDVVFGDRMRLHQVMLNLVSNASKFTEKGQITITSKRGSDSFYIAVSDTGMGIPADKINLVFERFRQLDSSSSRVKGGSGLGLTISKKFVEMHGGRIWVTSTEGVGSTFHISIPYKVPTV; this is encoded by the coding sequence CTCGGCCTCGAAGGAAGAAAGCCTGCCACTGGAAAAGCGCTGGTGGATCGACGAAGTCACGTTCCGCGAGTTGATCGCCGTCCTGGGCAATCTGAACATCGAAAAATTGAAAGCGGTCGGAGCGCGATTCCTCAAGGACGAGTCGAACGGCTTGGGCGATCTGTTGTTTCCGTTCGTCGATGATCCGCACCACCTGCTCGACGCCCTGGCCGAACAGATCAACTACAACGCCCGCACGTTGCGCCTGACCTTGCATCCCGGCGAAAAAAACTCCTTCACCGCCACCCTGGTTTCCACGCTCAAGCGCCCGGCGCCGCCGGTGCTGGGCTGGTGGCTGGAAGGGATTCTGCGCGCCGCGCAGGAGCTGATTCAGCCCTTCGACTTCAAACGGCAGGACGTGACCAACGGCCATGCCGACGAACTGATCGCCTCGATGAAAAAGGCGGAAGCCGAGACCAACGCCTGCGCCTATCAGATTTCGTGGAAGAAAACGTTTTTCTCTCGAACGCCGAAATCGACCGACCGTCTGGAGCACGCCCGCGAAAGCATGAATCGCGCGCGCAAGGCGATCGTCTATCACCGGCAACAACTGGCGCAGACCCAGTTGCGCCTGGCGAGCGAAGAGGCCTTGTTGCACGGCATCGTCTCGCTGTCGGAGGCGACCAAGACGGTCAAGACCTATCGCGAACTGATCCACCTCACAGCCAACCGCATCTGCACCGACCTGGGGTTTGACCGCTGCCAGATCTATCTGGCGCGCGAAGGGCAGTTGGAAATCGTCTCGGTGATCGACCCGCTGGACATGAACTGGGCGCAGACGATCTTCGCGACCGTGCAGGCCAATCCGATTCCGCTCGACGACCGCACCGAGGAAAGCCGCTCGTTCCAAAGCGGCAAGTACGTGATCGTCAACAACCCGTGGAACAACATTTTCGTGCCGCAGGTGCAGCAGGAGGCCTGGAAATCGAAGGGTTACCTGATCGTGCCCATCCGCGGCGCCGACCGGATCATCGGCCTGGTGCTGGCCGACCATTACTACAAGCGGCTGCCGATCGAACCCGACGATGTCGATAAACTCCAGGCGGTCGCCAACATCAGCGGTATGGCGATCGAAAAGCTGCGCCTGATCGACAAACTGGAAACCAAGGTCACCGAGCGCACCGGCGAATTGGAGCGGGCGAACAAGAAACTGATGGTGCTTTACGAAAAAGCGCGCGAAACCGACCGCATCAAGAGTGATTTTCTGGCCAACATGAGCCACGAACTGCGGACGCCGCTCAATTCGATCATCGGTTTTTCAAAGATCATCCTGCGCGGCATCGACGGCCCGTTGACCGACCGGCAGCAGACCGACATCTCGGCGATTCTCAACAGCGGCACGCACCTGCTGAGTCTGATCAACGACATTCTCGATCTGTCCAAGATCGAATCGGGCCGCATGGAACTGCAAATGGCCGATTTCTCCCTGCAGGGCATGCTGCACGAGGTGGAGACCAGCGCGCGCATCCTGCTCAAGGACAAGCCGATCGAGTTGGTCATCAACATCGATCCCGCGCTCGATGTCGTGTTCGGCGACCGGATGCGGTTGCATCAGGTCATGCTCAACCTGGTCAGCAATGCCTCCAAGTTCACCGAAAAAGGCCAGATCACCATCACCTCCAAACGCGGCAGCGACAGCTTCTACATCGCCGTTTCCGACACCGGGATGGGCATCCCGGCCGATAAGATCAACCTGGTTTTCGAACGCTTTCGCCAACTCGATTCGAGTTCCAGTCGCGTCAAGGGCGGCAGCGGTCTTGGATTGACGATCAGCAAGAAGTTTGTTGAGATGCACGGCGGTAGGATTTGGGTGACGAGCACCGAAGGCGTGGGATCGACGTTCCACATCTCGATTCCGTACAAGGTTCCTACGGTGTAA
- a CDS encoding response regulator has product MKSILYIEDNLENKLLIRRLLRAAGYQVYEADDGLEGIEMATRHKPDLIIMDINLPGMDGYEATTKIKAIPGVSQVPIVALTAYAMKGDREKSLAAGCDGYLQKPIDPDTFVATIEQYLYGHRETILPDQQLHYLKEYSQHLVSRLEEKIRELQKKNEELESKTRQMEETYIGIIASLTRAIEQKHPSTAGHSERVTRYALAIGDAIGLSKRDLKVLRRAAILHDVGKIVIELSAIDKPGELAEEEWLMVRRHPEIGAKILEPLSFLYREIEIIRNHHERPDGKGYPRGLTGEELDVLTGILTVADAFDAMTSTRAYKTAMSIEESITHLEESRNTQFIPEVVDTFVKLLRSGELDVILQTKRQM; this is encoded by the coding sequence ATGAAAAGCATCCTCTACATTGAAGACAACCTGGAAAACAAGCTGCTTATCCGCCGCCTGTTGCGCGCGGCCGGCTATCAGGTTTACGAAGCCGACGATGGTCTCGAAGGCATCGAGATGGCGACGCGCCACAAGCCCGATCTGATCATCATGGACATTAACCTGCCCGGGATGGACGGCTACGAAGCCACGACCAAAATCAAGGCGATTCCCGGTGTGTCGCAAGTGCCGATCGTGGCCCTGACCGCCTATGCGATGAAGGGCGACCGGGAAAAAAGCCTGGCGGCCGGCTGCGACGGCTACCTGCAAAAACCGATCGACCCCGACACCTTCGTCGCAACCATCGAGCAATACCTCTACGGCCATCGCGAGACGATCCTCCCCGACCAGCAACTTCATTATTTGAAGGAATACAGCCAACACCTGGTTTCGCGGCTGGAAGAGAAAATCCGCGAATTGCAAAAGAAAAACGAGGAGCTGGAATCCAAAACCCGCCAGATGGAAGAAACCTACATCGGCATCATCGCTTCCCTGACGCGGGCCATCGAACAGAAGCACCCGTCGACCGCCGGCCATTCCGAACGAGTCACTCGTTACGCGCTGGCCATCGGCGACGCGATCGGCTTGTCCAAGCGCGATTTGAAAGTGCTGCGCCGAGCGGCGATTCTGCACGACGTCGGCAAAATCGTGATCGAACTTTCCGCCATCGATAAACCCGGCGAACTGGCCGAGGAAGAATGGCTGATGGTCCGGCGCCACCCGGAAATCGGCGCCAAAATTCTGGAACCGCTAAGTTTTTTGTATCGTGAAATCGAAATCATTCGCAATCACCACGAGCGCCCGGACGGCAAGGGTTACCCGCGCGGATTGACCGGCGAGGAATTGGACGTGCTGACCGGCATTCTGACGGTTGCCGATGCGTTCGACGCCATGACCAGCACCCGCGCTTACAAAACGGCGATGAGCATCGAGGAATCCATCACCCACCTGGAAGAAAGCCGCAACACGCAGTTCATCCCGGAAGTGGTGGACACCTTCGTGAAATTGCTTCGTTCAGGCGAATTGGACGTCATCTTGCAGACCAAGCGTCAAATGTAA
- the pyrR gene encoding bifunctional pyr operon transcriptional regulator/uracil phosphoribosyltransferase PyrR, with translation MVHRRRIMNAERVDRTIRRIAAEVIEDCPDLKQLALIGIRTGGVNLTLRLADFLKATENIDVPIGMLDITLYRDDLDGRTPLLKKTEIEFDIDDKWIVLVDDVLFTGRTFRAALDALMDYGRPSCIRAAVLIDRRAHRELPIQPDYYGQILDTAREEKVEVSIAAGRGRTDKVAVLTEVDSEEGQE, from the coding sequence ATCGTTCATCGACGCCGAATCATGAATGCCGAACGGGTCGACCGGACCATCCGCCGCATCGCGGCCGAGGTGATCGAGGATTGCCCCGATTTGAAACAGTTGGCCTTGATCGGTATTCGGACAGGCGGGGTCAACCTGACCTTGCGCCTGGCCGATTTTCTGAAAGCCACCGAGAACATCGACGTCCCCATCGGGATGCTGGATATCACCTTGTACCGCGACGATCTGGACGGCCGGACACCGCTCTTGAAAAAGACGGAAATCGAATTCGACATCGACGACAAATGGATCGTGCTGGTCGACGACGTGCTGTTCACCGGCCGCACGTTCCGCGCCGCGCTGGACGCCCTGATGGATTACGGGCGCCCGTCCTGCATCCGCGCGGCGGTGCTGATCGACCGGCGCGCCCACCGCGAGTTGCCGATCCAACCGGACTACTACGGGCAAATTCTAGATACGGCCCGCGAGGAAAAAGTCGAGGTGAGCATCGCCGCCGGGCGCGGCCGCACCGACAAGGTCGCCGTACTGACCGAAGTCGATTCCGAGGAGGGCCAGGAATGA
- a CDS encoding aspartate carbamoyltransferase catalytic subunit has protein sequence MKLNRKDILGLKDLSVAEINLILNTADSFREFVARRVKKAPALQGRTVVNLFYEKSTRTRTSFEIAAKRLSADVVNFTASESSVGKGETFLDTVRNIDAMHPDVIVIRHGCAGAPHMLAKMIEPGVINAGDGAHEHPSQALLDMLMIRDEKKGFDGLRVAIIGDISHSRVARSNIYGLTRMGAEVRIAGPATMMPVGIEKLGVQVFSNPDEAIRGVDVIMMLRIQLERQNRPLFSSTREYSRYFGLNEKRLKLAKKDAIIMHPGPMNRGVEIDSETADGARSRILNQVTNGVAVRMALLYLVTGGGN, from the coding sequence ATGAAGCTCAACCGCAAGGACATCCTGGGGTTGAAGGATTTGTCGGTTGCGGAAATCAACTTGATCCTCAACACCGCCGATTCCTTCCGCGAGTTCGTCGCTCGCCGGGTGAAAAAGGCGCCGGCCCTGCAAGGGCGCACGGTCGTCAACCTGTTTTACGAAAAATCCACCCGCACCCGCACGAGCTTCGAAATCGCCGCCAAACGGCTCTCGGCCGACGTGGTGAATTTCACCGCTTCCGAAAGTTCGGTGGGCAAGGGCGAGACCTTTCTCGATACGGTCCGCAACATCGACGCGATGCATCCCGACGTGATCGTCATCCGGCACGGTTGCGCGGGCGCGCCGCACATGCTGGCCAAGATGATCGAGCCGGGGGTGATCAACGCGGGCGACGGCGCGCACGAGCATCCCAGCCAGGCGCTGTTGGACATGCTGATGATCCGCGACGAGAAAAAGGGCTTCGACGGCCTGCGCGTGGCGATCATCGGCGACATTTCCCACAGCCGGGTGGCGCGCTCCAACATTTACGGGCTGACGCGGATGGGCGCCGAGGTGCGCATCGCCGGCCCGGCCACGATGATGCCGGTCGGCATCGAGAAGCTGGGCGTGCAGGTGTTTTCCAATCCCGACGAGGCGATCCGCGGGGTCGACGTCATCATGATGCTGCGCATTCAGCTCGAACGACAGAACCGGCCGTTGTTTTCCAGCACCCGCGAATACAGCCGGTATTTCGGCCTCAACGAAAAGCGGCTCAAACTGGCCAAGAAGGACGCGATCATCATGCATCCCGGCCCAATGAACCGCGGCGTGGAAATCGACTCCGAAACCGCCGACGGCGCTCGGTCGCGCATTCTCAACCAGGTGACCAACGGGGTCGCGGTGCGCATGGCCCTCTTGTATCTCGTGACCGGAGGTGGCAATTGA
- a CDS encoding dihydroorotase → MKTLIHGGRVIDPSQNIDAPFDVLIQAGKIVELTAPGKFKGQAKKLDAAGCVVAPGFVDLHTHLREPGFEGRETIFTGSRAAVAGGFTSICCMANTDPVNDNYTITGFILGQARQALCKVYPVGASTIGLKGEAIASLLQMKESGVIAYSNDGVPIRNSELQRRIFELARQAGMVVLSHAEDPDMIADGLMHEGPTSTENGLPGIPDAAEEIAVARDILLAKLTRCRLHICHLSTAGALDLVRWAKQKKIPVTCEVTPHHFTLIDEDVREYDTNCKMSPPLRSRADRAALIKGLADGAVDAIATDHAPHGRIHKQIEFDKAANGIIGLETALGLTLRLVHQKKLTLRRAIELLSTSPAAIVGLPAGSLAPGRPADVTVFNPDEEFDYTAARVQSKSRNTPFLGWRLPGVIRYTIVDGKIAYQG, encoded by the coding sequence TTGAAAACGCTCATCCACGGCGGACGGGTCATCGATCCGTCGCAGAACATCGATGCGCCGTTCGACGTCCTGATCCAGGCCGGTAAGATCGTCGAGCTGACGGCGCCGGGTAAATTCAAAGGCCAGGCCAAAAAGCTCGACGCGGCCGGTTGCGTGGTGGCGCCGGGGTTCGTCGACCTGCACACGCACCTGCGCGAACCGGGCTTCGAAGGCCGCGAGACCATCTTCACCGGGTCGCGGGCCGCGGTGGCCGGCGGCTTCACCAGCATCTGCTGCATGGCCAACACCGATCCGGTCAACGACAATTACACGATCACCGGCTTCATTCTCGGCCAGGCGCGGCAGGCGCTGTGCAAGGTCTACCCGGTCGGCGCGTCCACGATCGGCCTGAAGGGCGAGGCCATCGCCAGCCTGCTCCAGATGAAGGAATCCGGCGTCATCGCCTACAGCAACGACGGCGTGCCGATCCGCAACAGCGAATTGCAGCGCCGCATCTTCGAACTGGCGCGCCAGGCGGGCATGGTCGTGCTCAGCCATGCCGAGGACCCCGACATGATCGCCGACGGCCTGATGCACGAAGGCCCGACCAGCACCGAGAACGGCTTGCCGGGCATTCCCGACGCCGCCGAGGAAATCGCGGTAGCGCGCGACATCCTGCTGGCCAAATTGACCCGCTGCCGCCTGCACATCTGCCACCTGTCCACCGCCGGCGCCCTCGATCTGGTGCGCTGGGCGAAACAGAAGAAGATCCCCGTGACCTGCGAGGTGACGCCGCACCACTTCACCCTGATCGACGAGGACGTCCGCGAATACGACACCAACTGCAAGATGTCGCCGCCGCTGCGTTCGCGCGCCGACCGGGCGGCCTTGATCAAAGGCCTGGCCGACGGCGCGGTCGACGCGATCGCCACCGACCACGCGCCGCACGGCCGCATCCATAAGCAGATCGAATTCGACAAGGCGGCCAACGGCATCATCGGCCTGGAAACGGCGCTGGGCCTGACCCTGCGGCTCGTCCACCAGAAAAAACTGACGCTGCGCCGCGCGATTGAACTGTTGTCGACCTCGCCGGCCGCGATCGTCGGCCTGCCGGCCGGCTCGCTGGCGCCCGGGCGCCCCGCGGACGTCACCGTGTTCAATCCGGACGAGGAATTCGATTACACGGCGGCCCGGGTGCAGTCGAAATCGCGGAACACGCCCTTTCTCGGCTGGCGACTGCCGGGCGTCATTCGTTACACCATTGTCGATGGCAAGATCGCCTATCAGGGATAA
- a CDS encoding radical SAM protein → METLLPAAQHLAAVRELHRLLSPCRICPRRCGADRLAGKRGACGAESIVELASATVHRGEEPPISGADGSGTLFFSHCVLRCLYCQNWPISQQGVGRRLSIEEVAERMLALQKSGVHNINLVNPTHYWPQIAAAAYLARRRGLTIPLLANTSGYENIEILALLDGIVQIWLPDFKYMDRRLARRLSGRDDLPATNFRAVRYLCRKYGPLRIADNGLADGGVLIRHLVLPGQVAQSRRVLRVLTRRLGRRIPVSLMTQYFPAYKAHDDSALCRPLNRTEKRRVWRAARRFGIRQGWRQQDG, encoded by the coding sequence ATGGAAACCTTGCTGCCGGCGGCCCAACATCTGGCGGCGGTGCGGGAACTGCACCGTCTCTTGTCTCCCTGCCGGATTTGCCCGCGCCGATGCGGCGCTGACCGCCTCGCCGGCAAGCGCGGCGCCTGCGGCGCCGAATCGATCGTCGAGCTGGCCTCGGCGACGGTCCATCGCGGCGAGGAGCCGCCGATCAGCGGTGCCGACGGGTCGGGCACGCTGTTCTTCTCACATTGCGTCTTGCGCTGCCTTTATTGCCAGAACTGGCCGATCAGCCAGCAAGGCGTCGGCCGGCGGTTGAGCATCGAGGAAGTCGCTGAGCGCATGCTCGCCCTGCAAAAAAGCGGCGTGCACAACATCAACCTGGTCAATCCCACGCACTATTGGCCGCAAATCGCCGCCGCGGCGTATCTGGCGCGCCGGCGCGGCCTGACCATCCCGCTGCTCGCCAATACGAGCGGCTACGAAAACATCGAGATCCTGGCTTTGCTCGATGGAATCGTGCAAATCTGGCTGCCGGATTTCAAATATATGGACCGCCGGTTGGCCCGGCGCCTGTCCGGCCGCGACGATCTGCCCGCCACGAATTTTCGCGCGGTGCGGTATCTGTGCCGGAAATACGGACCGCTACGGATCGCCGACAACGGCCTGGCCGACGGCGGGGTGTTGATCCGCCACCTCGTCTTGCCGGGCCAGGTCGCGCAGAGCCGGCGGGTGCTGCGCGTGCTGACGCGTCGCCTCGGCCGGCGAATCCCGGTCAGCTTGATGACCCAATACTTTCCGGCGTATAAAGCGCATGATGATTCCGCGTTATGCCGGCCGTTGAACCGAACCGAAAAACGGCGCGTCTGGCGGGCCGCCCGGCGGTTCGGTATCCGGCAAGGCTGGAGGCAACAAGATGGATGA
- a CDS encoding ATP-dependent DNA helicase RecG yields MTVTVPYHCRYLEPIGVLPGVGPKIASLFERKGIRTVADLLYTLPARYDDRRLVSPIAALEPGRPATVRGTLIQVRSTGGRGRLRRTVAELADDSGTIAVVWFGFAGQRFAKGDRVQLSGPVDSYQDKLQLQNPDGDIYADDLPPPATIVPLYSELEGIGQRTWRKLQRVAGERFAGDWIGGVPAPLRERSGLLTVGAALGFLHQPPADLPGDVEKLLTPDSPPLRSLIWEEWFVFQLAMQLRRRLFARATGIAFHCESSRLDALLASLPFSLTADQANTWREILADLQSDRPMHRLLHGEVGSGKTILAVLAAFVAAQSGYQTAILAPTEILAEQHWERFSRILEPLGVSCVLLIGTEAPPKKRRLKDLVRLGSAQVVIGTHALLSGDVEFPRLGLAVIDEQHKFGVEQRAKLVSKGVRPDVLVLSATPIPRSLALTMCGDLDISVLREKPGGEGKVTTHLMTRADRVSMYREVADRLRQGRRGYIVAPRLAAATEGQSDAVQLHAELKNGPLAEFRLEVLHGKVMPEARRRIIAALAAGELDAIVATTVVEVGLDIPNAGLLVVENAERFGLSQLHQMRGRIGRDGAEALCLLSYDEASGEKSLERLRLLASCHDGFAIAEADLKLRGPGEMMGARQSGLPPLRFGKWIQRELSLLEDIHRAAAEVLAADPALADPAHHWAKMVALQRWGAWLGEGGYG; encoded by the coding sequence ATGACCGTGACCGTCCCTTATCATTGCCGCTATCTCGAACCGATCGGCGTCTTGCCGGGCGTCGGCCCGAAAATCGCCTCGCTTTTCGAACGCAAGGGCATCCGCACCGTCGCGGATCTGCTCTATACCCTGCCGGCCCGCTACGACGACCGGCGGCTCGTTTCGCCCATTGCGGCGCTTGAGCCCGGCCGGCCGGCCACGGTACGCGGGACGCTGATCCAGGTTCGGTCGACGGGTGGACGCGGACGGTTGCGCCGCACCGTCGCGGAACTGGCCGATGACAGCGGGACCATCGCCGTCGTCTGGTTCGGCTTCGCCGGGCAGCGTTTCGCGAAGGGCGATCGCGTTCAGCTCAGCGGCCCGGTGGACAGCTATCAGGACAAGCTGCAACTGCAAAATCCTGACGGCGATATCTATGCCGACGACTTGCCGCCGCCGGCGACCATCGTGCCGCTTTACAGCGAACTGGAGGGAATCGGCCAGCGGACCTGGCGGAAATTGCAGCGCGTGGCCGGCGAACGGTTCGCCGGCGACTGGATCGGCGGCGTGCCGGCGCCGCTGCGCGAACGGTCCGGGCTGCTGACCGTCGGCGCGGCGCTGGGCTTTCTGCATCAACCGCCGGCCGATCTGCCGGGCGACGTCGAAAAGTTGTTGACCCCGGATTCGCCGCCATTGCGCAGCCTAATCTGGGAGGAATGGTTCGTCTTTCAACTGGCGATGCAGTTGCGGCGCCGCCTGTTCGCCCGCGCGACGGGCATCGCGTTCCATTGCGAGTCGTCGCGGCTGGACGCGTTGCTCGCGTCTCTGCCGTTTTCGTTGACCGCCGATCAGGCGAATACCTGGCGGGAAATTCTGGCCGATTTGCAAAGCGACCGGCCGATGCATCGCCTGCTGCATGGTGAAGTCGGCTCGGGAAAAACGATCCTGGCGGTCCTGGCCGCGTTCGTGGCCGCGCAAAGCGGTTATCAGACCGCGATCCTGGCGCCCACCGAAATCCTCGCCGAGCAGCATTGGGAGCGGTTTTCGCGGATTCTGGAGCCGCTCGGCGTCTCCTGCGTGCTCTTGATCGGCACCGAGGCGCCGCCGAAAAAGCGCCGCCTCAAGGATCTGGTGCGGTTAGGCAGCGCGCAAGTGGTAATCGGCACGCATGCGTTGCTGAGCGGTGACGTCGAATTTCCCCGGCTCGGACTGGCGGTGATCGACGAGCAGCACAAATTCGGGGTCGAACAACGCGCCAAACTGGTGAGCAAGGGCGTCCGGCCGGATGTGCTGGTCCTCAGCGCCACGCCGATCCCGCGTTCGCTGGCGCTGACGATGTGCGGCGATCTGGATATTTCCGTCTTGCGCGAAAAGCCGGGCGGCGAGGGAAAGGTGACCACCCACCTGATGACGCGCGCGGACCGTGTGTCGATGTATCGGGAGGTCGCCGACCGGCTGCGGCAAGGTCGGCGCGGGTATATCGTCGCGCCGCGTTTGGCCGCCGCGACGGAAGGGCAGAGCGACGCGGTGCAGTTGCACGCCGAATTGAAAAACGGCCCGCTGGCCGAATTCCGATTGGAAGTGCTGCACGGCAAGGTTATGCCCGAGGCGCGCCGCCGGATCATCGCGGCCTTGGCGGCGGGCGAACTGGACGCGATCGTCGCCACGACCGTCGTCGAGGTCGGCTTGGATATCCCGAACGCCGGGTTGCTGGTGGTGGAGAACGCCGAACGGTTCGGGTTGAGTCAATTGCATCAGATGCGCGGCCGGATCGGTCGGGACGGCGCCGAAGCCCTCTGCCTGCTCTCGTACGACGAAGCAAGCGGCGAAAAATCACTGGAGCGCCTGCGCCTGCTGGCCTCCTGTCACGATGGTTTTGCGATCGCCGAAGCCGACTTGAAATTGCGCGGTCCCGGCGAAATGATGGGCGCCCGGCAGAGCGGTCTGCCGCCGCTCCGCTTCGGTAAATGGATCCAGCGTGAGCTGTCGCTGCTGGAAGATATCCACCGGGCCGCCGCCGAGGTTCTGGCCGCCGATCCGGCTCTCGCGGATCCGGCGCATCACTGGGCGAAAATGGTCGCCTTGCAGCGCTGGGGAGCCTGGCTGGGTGAAGGAGGATACGGATGA
- the lipA gene encoding lipoyl synthase, which yields MSSRLPPWLRRTKQDLARLHEMKRKLRGQGLHTVCEEARCPNIGECFGRTTATFLIMGPVCSRHCGFCNVAAGHPAPLDPEEPYHVAQAAKDLGLRHVVITSVTRDDLPLGGAGHFVETILAVRETLPAATIEVLTPDFQADETALVAIAQAPIQVFNHNVETVARLYPTARPQADYRRSLFVLKCLAALRPDILVKSGFMLGLGETDAEVVELLADLRAHRVNALTIGQYLRPRLANLPVERYVPPEEFAAWEDRAKNAGFAHVAAGPLVRSSYQADRFLADETRPLALRSESDIQND from the coding sequence ATGAGTTCGCGCCTGCCGCCCTGGCTGCGCCGCACCAAACAGGATTTGGCCCGTCTGCACGAAATGAAACGCAAGCTGCGCGGGCAGGGGCTCCACACCGTCTGCGAGGAGGCGCGCTGCCCTAATATCGGCGAGTGCTTCGGTCGCACCACCGCGACGTTTCTGATCATGGGGCCGGTCTGTTCGCGACACTGCGGCTTCTGCAATGTCGCCGCCGGCCATCCGGCGCCCCTCGATCCCGAGGAGCCCTACCATGTCGCGCAAGCCGCCAAGGATCTCGGGTTGCGCCACGTGGTGATCACCAGCGTCACCCGTGACGATCTGCCGCTGGGCGGCGCCGGGCATTTCGTCGAAACGATCCTGGCGGTCCGGGAGACGTTGCCGGCGGCGACCATCGAAGTGCTGACCCCCGACTTCCAGGCCGACGAGACGGCGCTCGTGGCCATCGCCCAGGCGCCGATCCAGGTTTTCAACCACAACGTGGAGACGGTGGCGCGCCTGTACCCGACGGCGCGGCCGCAAGCCGATTACCGGCGCAGCCTCTTTGTTCTCAAATGCCTGGCGGCCCTGCGGCCGGACATCCTGGTGAAAAGCGGCTTCATGCTGGGCCTCGGCGAAACCGACGCGGAAGTGGTGGAACTGCTGGCCGATCTGCGGGCGCACCGCGTGAATGCGCTGACGATCGGTCAATATCTGCGGCCTCGGCTGGCGAATTTGCCGGTCGAACGCTACGTTCCGCCGGAGGAATTCGCCGCCTGGGAAGACCGTGCGAAAAACGCCGGTTTTGCGCACGTCGCCGCCGGTCCGCTGGTGCGCTCGTCCTATCAGGCGGATCGTTTTCTCGCCGACGAAACCCGACCGCTTGCTTTGCGTTCCGAATCCGATATACAAAATGATTGA
- a CDS encoding LD-carboxypeptidase encodes MRPGDRIGVFAPAGPFADEQLRRGVSFWQKRGYRVHGLENLQEPTAYLAAPDAQRAGTFNRLLADREIRALVAARGGYGTLRILDELDLEPLAAEPRIIIGFSDLTILHLELWRRFHLVSFSGPMIAGSQIDRLTADEQEHFWQTLESDVPPPPVAGEATRVVLAGEAEGPLLGGNLTILAHAALAGRLPSLAGAVLLLEDVNEPPYRIDRYLTALRLGGHLSGILGVAGGDFGPAVDPTLLDTILLDRLGDLGVPIIAGLPIGHGEKNRLVPIGARVRLNTSPPEVHFLEGGVC; translated from the coding sequence TTGCGCCCCGGCGACCGCATCGGTGTTTTTGCGCCGGCCGGTCCGTTCGCCGACGAGCAACTGCGGCGCGGCGTTTCGTTCTGGCAAAAGCGCGGTTATCGCGTGCACGGCCTGGAAAATTTGCAGGAACCGACGGCCTATCTGGCCGCCCCGGACGCGCAGCGCGCCGGCACTTTCAATCGCTTACTCGCCGACCGTGAGATCCGCGCCCTCGTCGCCGCGCGCGGCGGTTACGGCACCTTGCGGATCCTGGACGAGCTCGATCTGGAACCGCTGGCCGCCGAACCTAGAATCATCATCGGTTTTTCCGACCTGACCATCTTGCATCTCGAGTTGTGGCGCCGCTTCCATTTGGTTTCCTTCAGCGGCCCGATGATCGCCGGTTCGCAAATCGATCGGTTGACCGCGGACGAACAGGAGCATTTCTGGCAAACCCTGGAAAGCGATGTGCCGCCGCCCCCGGTCGCGGGAGAGGCGACACGGGTTGTCTTGGCCGGCGAGGCCGAGGGACCGCTGCTCGGCGGCAATCTGACGATTCTGGCGCATGCCGCGCTGGCCGGACGATTGCCCTCGCTAGCCGGCGCCGTTCTATTGCTGGAAGACGTCAACGAGCCGCCCTATCGCATCGACCGGTATCTGACCGCGTTACGGCTGGGCGGCCATTTGAGCGGCATCCTTGGCGTCGCCGGCGGCGATTTCGGCCCGGCCGTCGATCCGACGCTGCTCGATACGATTCTGCTCGACCGGCTCGGCGATCTGGGCGTGCCGATCATCGCCGGCCTGCCGATCGGCCATGGTGAAAAGAATCGCCTGGTGCCGATCGGCGCCCGCGTTCGCCTGAACACCTCGCCGCCGGAAGTGCATTTTCTTGAAGGCGGCGTATGCTGA